One Candidatus Bathyarchaeota archaeon genomic region harbors:
- a CDS encoding ABC transporter ATP-binding protein: protein MPSLTMVNVTKRFGRIVAVNNLSLQVEDGEYLCVLGPTGSGKTTLLKLIAGILKPDAGEIYIGGKLVNDIPSCERNVAYVPQRYALFPHMTLLENVAFGPISRGITRKESYRIAKRLLEMMRLSGRENSFPHELSGGMQQRLALARGLATNANILLMDEPLGALDARLRVELRYKLREMVKENGLTAIHVTHDQEEAMVVGDRIAVLRHGQIQQLSSPIELYNKPRSIFVANFVGDTNFLEGFIFETHQLGSWVQMRNGLALLTYEKSFSTGEKVVLAIRDEAVEVARQTRKREELNLIPGTIQSSSFLGGFISYSILLMNGDLLRAKVPISDKRRYSIGENVIVRLRPENIIVYPYPSAGLFRELEVF, encoded by the coding sequence TTGCCATCACTTACCATGGTCAACGTAACTAAGAGATTCGGGAGAATTGTTGCAGTAAATAACTTGAGCCTCCAGGTAGAAGATGGTGAGTATCTATGTGTTCTTGGACCCACTGGAAGTGGAAAGACTACGTTGCTTAAACTTATAGCTGGAATTTTAAAGCCTGATGCTGGCGAGATCTATATTGGTGGAAAACTTGTCAACGATATTCCATCCTGTGAAAGAAATGTAGCATATGTTCCGCAAAGATATGCTCTCTTTCCACATATGACTCTTCTCGAGAACGTTGCTTTTGGTCCTATATCAAGAGGGATTACTAGGAAAGAGTCCTATAGGATCGCCAAGAGACTGCTTGAGATGATGCGATTGAGCGGCAGGGAGAATTCTTTTCCCCACGAGTTAAGTGGTGGTATGCAACAGCGTCTTGCGCTTGCACGTGGTCTCGCAACAAATGCCAACATACTCCTTATGGATGAGCCGTTGGGAGCGCTAGACGCAAGATTAAGAGTGGAACTGCGTTACAAGCTGAGGGAGATGGTTAAAGAAAACGGGCTTACGGCAATTCACGTCACCCATGATCAAGAAGAGGCAATGGTTGTTGGCGATAGAATCGCTGTCCTTAGACATGGTCAAATTCAACAACTAAGCTCGCCCATAGAACTTTATAACAAGCCCAGAAGCATATTTGTCGCGAACTTTGTCGGTGACACAAACTTCTTGGAAGGATTCATCTTTGAGACTCATCAGCTTGGCTCGTGGGTACAAATGCGAAATGGACTTGCTTTGCTTACTTACGAAAAATCCTTTTCGACAGGCGAGAAAGTTGTTCTTGCTATTAGAGACGAAGCCGTCGAAGTTGCTAGACAGACAAGGAAGAGAGAAGAGCTTAACCTCATACCAGGGACAATTCAATCCTCCAGTTTCCTCGGCGGTTTCATCTCATACAGTATACTATTAATGAATGGAGACCTTCTAAGGGCAAAAGTTCCCATTTCGGATAAAAGGAGGTATTCGATTGGTGAAAACGTAATTGTTCGCTTAAGACCGGAAAACATAATTGTATACCCATATCCTTCAGCGGGTTTATTCAGGGAGCTGGAGGTGTTTTAA